The following coding sequences are from one Bacteroidales bacterium WCE2008 window:
- a CDS encoding Helix-turn-helix: protein MNARLEQFLAAENISQAQFAETLGVARASISHILAGRNKPGYDFISSLMLHYPRLNMDWLFFGKGKMYKEPATAVQSPAIVVEPEENTLFSDVVETPDSAPQNEESAPVPAKETEIPDSPKDNVQAASSGRKISRIVVFYDDNTFAELS, encoded by the coding sequence ATGAACGCAAGACTTGAACAATTTCTCGCCGCTGAAAACATCTCGCAGGCACAGTTCGCCGAGACTCTCGGAGTCGCACGCGCAAGCATATCCCATATTCTCGCCGGAAGGAACAAGCCGGGATATGATTTCATATCAAGTCTGATGCTCCACTACCCCAGGCTGAACATGGATTGGCTGTTTTTCGGAAAAGGGAAAATGTATAAAGAACCTGCCACAGCCGTCCAATCCCCTGCTATAGTCGTTGAGCCTGAGGAGAATACATTATTCTCAGATGTGGTAGAAACCCCTGATTCAGCCCCTCAGAATGAAGAATCCGCCCCTGTCCCGGCAAAAGAGACTGAAATTCCGGATTCTCCGAAGGATAACGTACAGGCCGCATCCTCAGGCAGAAAAATCTCAAGAATCGTGGTTTTCTACGACGACAATACTTTTGCCGAGCTTTCTTAG
- a CDS encoding S-adenosylmethionine:tRNA ribosyltransferase-isomerase: MIPEIHIEDYNYPLTDERIAKYPLAERDSSKLLRYREGKVDHFVFRDLPDLLPDNAIMVFNDTKVVPARLHFERETGAHIELFCLEPIAPNEYNLAFAASEKCSWKCVIGNAKRWKNDVLRLCNPENSKEVAEIGLEARLIERDGQTGTVEFSWKNGAPFSAVLDICGAIPIPPYLNRDTEDIDYERYQTLYARIRGSVAAPTAGLHFTDNVLRRISDKGIDRETVCLHVGAGTFLPVKSSNVSEHVMHREPFVVSKDFLKRILSGIKVVAVGTTSVRTLESLYYVGVSIIEKGEPEDVAQWAPYERPYNYSTEEAIKAIIDYLDKKGLEELKAGTRIIIVPGFKFRLVDILVTNFHQPESTLILLVSAFVGGDWRTIYDYALANGFRFLSYGDSSLLFRVDK; the protein is encoded by the coding sequence ATGATACCTGAAATTCATATAGAAGATTATAACTACCCTCTTACCGACGAGAGAATCGCCAAATATCCTCTTGCGGAGCGTGATTCGTCCAAATTATTGCGCTACAGGGAGGGAAAAGTCGACCATTTTGTCTTCAGAGACCTGCCGGATCTGCTCCCTGATAATGCCATTATGGTCTTTAATGATACCAAAGTTGTTCCCGCAAGACTTCATTTCGAGAGAGAGACCGGCGCACATATAGAATTATTCTGCCTTGAGCCTATAGCTCCTAATGAATACAATCTCGCTTTCGCCGCTTCGGAAAAATGCAGCTGGAAATGCGTGATAGGAAATGCGAAGAGATGGAAAAACGACGTCCTGAGGCTCTGTAACCCTGAAAATTCAAAAGAAGTCGCTGAAATCGGACTCGAGGCAAGGCTAATAGAAAGGGATGGACAGACCGGTACGGTCGAATTCAGCTGGAAGAATGGGGCTCCGTTCTCGGCTGTTCTGGACATATGCGGAGCGATTCCTATTCCTCCCTATCTAAACAGGGATACCGAAGATATCGATTATGAGCGTTACCAGACGCTTTATGCCAGGATCCGGGGCTCCGTGGCCGCTCCTACGGCCGGCCTTCATTTTACGGACAATGTCCTCAGGCGTATCTCAGACAAAGGAATTGACCGGGAAACTGTCTGCCTTCATGTCGGCGCAGGGACATTCCTGCCGGTAAAGAGCTCGAATGTCTCTGAACATGTAATGCACAGAGAACCTTTTGTGGTCTCTAAAGACTTTCTGAAGCGTATTCTTAGCGGAATCAAGGTCGTTGCCGTTGGTACGACATCCGTGAGGACTCTGGAGTCTTTATATTATGTAGGTGTAAGCATTATCGAGAAGGGCGAACCGGAGGATGTCGCCCAGTGGGCTCCGTATGAGAGGCCCTACAACTACTCTACAGAGGAGGCCATAAAGGCTATAATCGATTATCTTGACAAGAAAGGACTGGAAGAATTGAAGGCCGGTACGAGAATCATCATTGTCCCAGGCTTCAAATTCCGCCTCGTAGATATCCTGGTGACCAATTTCCATCAGCCGGAAAGTACCCTGATACTGCTTGTTTCGGCCTTTGTAGGCGGTGACTGGAGGACGATTTACGATTATGCGCTGGCTAATGGATTCCGTTTCCTGAGCTATGGAGACAGCTCTCTGCTTTTCAGAGTAGATAAATAG
- a CDS encoding small conductance mechanosensitive channel, which produces MILFPLQIPVLAGADSTAAVADSLKTNIRGAVQNLAENPNEFLRGLGQDAISFGLKVLAALLIYIIGIWLIRKVKSLLTKMFEKKGTEKTLVTFTTSFVSILLTAIVIIVAIGTLGINTTSLAALLAAGGMAIGMALSGTVQNFAGGIMILVFKPFKAGDFIKAQGYEGYVSEVNIVSTKIRTASNETIIIPNGILSNGNIDNFFARPYHRLTWNVDVAYGSDAAKVREVLMEIVANEPLIVDSKAKGAGDPSVVLSALKDSSVEFSLKAWVKSADYWTVYHKINEAIYTTLPGKGIEFPFPQIDVHLSKN; this is translated from the coding sequence ATGATTCTATTTCCTTTACAGATTCCGGTCCTTGCCGGAGCAGACAGTACGGCCGCAGTCGCCGACTCGCTGAAGACCAATATCCGCGGTGCGGTCCAGAACCTCGCCGAGAACCCTAATGAGTTTCTGCGCGGCCTGGGGCAGGACGCCATATCTTTCGGCCTCAAGGTATTAGCAGCACTTCTCATATATATCATCGGCATATGGCTTATCCGCAAAGTCAAGTCTCTGCTGACCAAGATGTTCGAGAAGAAAGGTACTGAAAAGACGCTGGTTACTTTCACGACCAGCTTCGTCAGCATCCTTCTTACTGCGATAGTCATAATAGTCGCCATCGGCACTCTCGGCATCAACACGACTTCCCTGGCGGCACTTCTGGCAGCAGGAGGTATGGCAATAGGCATGGCCCTCAGCGGTACTGTCCAGAACTTCGCCGGCGGCATCATGATTCTGGTATTCAAACCTTTCAAGGCAGGCGATTTCATTAAGGCGCAGGGCTACGAAGGCTACGTCAGCGAAGTGAACATAGTCAGCACCAAGATCCGGACCGCCAGCAACGAGACAATCATTATCCCGAATGGAATTCTTTCCAACGGCAATATCGACAATTTCTTTGCGAGACCATATCATCGCCTGACCTGGAACGTCGATGTCGCCTACGGCTCCGACGCCGCCAAAGTCCGTGAAGTCCTGATGGAAATCGTTGCCAATGAGCCGCTGATCGTGGATTCCAAGGCCAAGGGTGCCGGCGACCCTTCAGTCGTCCTCAGCGCCCTGAAGGACAGTTCAGTCGAGTTTTCCCTCAAGGCCTGGGTAAAGTCGGCAGACTACTGGACCGTATATCACAAGATCAACGAGGCCATATATACGACGCTCCCGGGAAAAGGAATCGAATTCCCATTCCCGCAGATAGACGTACATCTTTCAAAGAATTAA
- a CDS encoding cysteate synthase — MSFKPTEYTLLTVGTGKVSEDTGWVLADPEAPSPSLVRAIYDNRFFTPDSSLDGLYRYACWMPIQRTLKHSSAPVTYKSKGLAAKLGLKNLYITFSGYWPKKGAKMKTCSFKETEAFSVCARLPKKSKQILVVQSAGNTARAFAQVCSDNGIPVVICIPQDNVHDLWFLKPLRSCVKIVATPAGTDYFDAITLGDKLCRNPRYLAEGGAKNIARRDGMGTTILSAVEKIGRIPDAYFQAVGSGTGAIAAFENADRLEQDGRYGKNNMKVFACQNSPYTIMYDSWKAGSRELLPLTAETSRRNAEVILAKVLSNRKPPYSIAGGLYDTLKASGGDMFKVTNEEIVYWMLQFFNLEGVDIFPAAAAAVAGLSKAVEEGKVTKDETIMLNITGGGMLNATKKGFVHKEPDLVLSPELNEEEIIMAIDRLF; from the coding sequence ATGTCATTCAAACCAACTGAATACACCCTTCTGACAGTCGGGACCGGAAAAGTGTCGGAGGATACCGGATGGGTCCTGGCCGATCCGGAGGCACCGTCGCCGTCCCTTGTCCGTGCAATATACGACAACAGGTTCTTCACACCCGACAGTTCGCTGGACGGACTATATAGATATGCTTGCTGGATGCCCATCCAGAGGACGCTGAAGCACTCTTCTGCTCCCGTCACATATAAAAGCAAAGGGCTTGCGGCGAAGCTGGGCCTGAAGAATCTCTACATCACCTTCTCCGGCTACTGGCCGAAGAAAGGAGCTAAGATGAAGACTTGTTCCTTCAAGGAGACCGAAGCTTTTTCTGTATGCGCCAGACTGCCGAAAAAGTCGAAACAGATACTTGTCGTACAGTCGGCAGGCAATACCGCCAGGGCCTTCGCCCAGGTCTGCTCCGACAACGGAATTCCGGTTGTCATCTGCATACCTCAGGACAATGTCCATGACCTGTGGTTCCTCAAACCGCTCAGATCGTGTGTCAAGATAGTGGCCACTCCGGCAGGGACCGATTATTTCGATGCAATCACTCTCGGCGACAAACTCTGCCGCAACCCGCGGTATCTCGCAGAAGGTGGCGCAAAGAACATAGCCAGGCGCGACGGGATGGGCACTACCATTCTTTCGGCGGTCGAGAAGATCGGACGGATCCCGGATGCATATTTCCAGGCTGTAGGAAGCGGGACAGGAGCAATCGCCGCATTCGAGAATGCAGACAGGCTTGAGCAGGACGGCCGTTACGGCAAGAACAACATGAAAGTTTTCGCCTGCCAGAACAGCCCCTATACTATAATGTACGATTCCTGGAAAGCCGGTTCGAGAGAGTTGCTGCCGCTGACCGCAGAGACTTCCAGAAGGAACGCCGAAGTCATACTGGCAAAGGTGCTTTCCAACAGAAAACCGCCGTACAGCATTGCCGGAGGTCTATATGATACCCTCAAAGCATCGGGCGGAGATATGTTCAAAGTAACCAATGAAGAGATAGTCTACTGGATGCTTCAGTTCTTCAATCTCGAAGGAGTCGATATATTTCCGGCAGCCGCGGCTGCCGTCGCCGGACTGAGCAAGGCGGTTGAAGAAGGCAAGGTCACCAAAGATGAGACAATAATGCTCAACATAACCGGAGGCGGCATGCTGAATGCGACAAAGAAAGGATTCGTGCATAAAGAGCCGGATCTGGTGCTGAGTCCGGAGCTTAATGAAGAAGAAATAATAATGGCAATTGACAGACTTTTCTGA